One Polypterus senegalus isolate Bchr_013 chromosome 10, ASM1683550v1, whole genome shotgun sequence DNA segment encodes these proteins:
- the sept6 gene encoding septin-6 isoform X2 — protein MAATEIARQAGEGVRSLPLSGHVGFDSMPDQLVNKSVSHGFCFNILCVGETGLGKSTLMDTLFNTKFEGEPNSHSQPGVQLKSNSYELQESSVRLKLTVVNTVGFGDQINKEESYKPIVEFIDAQFEAYLQEELKIKRTLHNYHDTRIHTCLYFIAPTGHSLKSLDLVTMKKLDSKVNIIPIIAKSDAISKSELTKFKIKITSELVSNGVQIYQFPTDDETVAEINSTMNAHLPFAVIGSTEEVKIGNKMMKARQYPWGTVQVENENHCDFVKLREMLIRVNMEDLREQTHTRHYELYRRCKLEEMGFKDTDPDSKPFSLQETYEAKRNEFMGELQKKEEEMRQMFVQRVKEKEAELKEAEKELHEKFDRLKKLHQEEKKKLEDKKKVLDDEMNSFKQRKTAAELLQSQAQQAGGSQTLKREKERKNSGFL, from the exons GGAGAAGGAGTTAGAAGCCTTCCATTGTCGGGCCATGTGGGGTTTGACAGTATGCCAGACCAGCTGGTCAACAAATCTGTAAGCCATGGGTTCTGCTTCAATATCTTGTGTGTGG GTGAAACTGGACTGGGAAAGTCCACCCTTATGGATACATTATTTAACACCAAATTTGAAGGGGAGCCAAACTCGCATAGCCAGCCAGGAGTACAATTGAAATCCAACAGCTATGAGCTACAGGAGAGCAGTGTGCGCTTAAAGCTTACAGTAGTGAACACTGTAGGCTTTGGTGACCAAATTAACAAGGAAGAAAG CTATAAGCCGATTGTGGAGTTCATCGATGCACAATTTGAAGCCTACCTTCAAGAAGAACTGAAGATTAAACGTACACTGCACAATTATCATGACACACGCATTCACACTTGCTTGTATTTCATTGCTCCCACTGGCCATTCATTGAAGTCTCTTGATCTGGTCACTATGAAGAAACTTGACAGCAAG gtTAATATAATACCTATCATTGCAAAGTCAGATGCAATTTCAAAGAGTGAGCTTACAAAATTCAAGATCAAAATCACTAGTGAACTTGTCAGCAATGGCGTCCAAATCTACCAGTTTCCCACTGATGATGAGACGGTAGCGGAGATCAATTCAACCAtgaat GCTCATTTACCCTTTGCTGTCATTGGCAGCACAGAGGAGGTGAAAATTGGAAATAAGATGATGAAAGCTCGTCAGTACCCCTGGGGAACAGTGCAag tggAAAATGAGAATCATTGTGACTTTGTGAAATTGAGAGAGATGTTGATTCGTGTAAATATGGAAGATCTTCGGGAGCAGACGCATACTCGCCATTATGAACTATACCGACGGTGCAAACTTGAAGAGATGGGATTCAAGGATACAGACCCTGACAGTAAACCTTTCAG CCTGCAGGAAACTTATGAAGCCAAACGAAATGAGTTCATGGGAGAATTGCAGAAAAAGGAGGAGGAGATGCGACAGATGTTTGTTCAgcgagtaaaagaaaaggaagctgagTTAAAGGAAGCAGAGAAAGAG ttaCATGAAAAGTTTGACCGGTTAAAGAAATTACATcaggaagagaagaagaaactGGAAGATAAAAAGAAGGTGCTTGACGATGAAATGAATAGCTTTAAACAGAGAAAGACAGCAGCAGAACTTCTTCAGTCTCAAGCCC
- the sept6 gene encoding septin-6 isoform X4 gives MAATEIARQAGEGVRSLPLSGHVGFDSMPDQLVNKSVSHGFCFNILCVGETGLGKSTLMDTLFNTKFEGEPNSHSQPGVQLKSNSYELQESSVRLKLTVVNTVGFGDQINKEESYKPIVEFIDAQFEAYLQEELKIKRTLHNYHDTRIHTCLYFIAPTGHSLKSLDLVTMKKLDSKVNIIPIIAKSDAISKSELTKFKIKITSELVSNGVQIYQFPTDDETVAEINSTMNAHLPFAVIGSTEEVKIGNKMMKARQYPWGTVQVENENHCDFVKLREMLIRVNMEDLREQTHTRHYELYRRCKLEEMGFKDTDPDSKPFSLQETYEAKRNEFMGELQKKEEEMRQMFVQRVKEKEAELKEAEKELHEKFDRLKKLHQEEKKKLEDKKKVLDDEMNSFKQRKTAAELLQSQAQQAGGSQTLKREKERKN, from the exons GGAGAAGGAGTTAGAAGCCTTCCATTGTCGGGCCATGTGGGGTTTGACAGTATGCCAGACCAGCTGGTCAACAAATCTGTAAGCCATGGGTTCTGCTTCAATATCTTGTGTGTGG GTGAAACTGGACTGGGAAAGTCCACCCTTATGGATACATTATTTAACACCAAATTTGAAGGGGAGCCAAACTCGCATAGCCAGCCAGGAGTACAATTGAAATCCAACAGCTATGAGCTACAGGAGAGCAGTGTGCGCTTAAAGCTTACAGTAGTGAACACTGTAGGCTTTGGTGACCAAATTAACAAGGAAGAAAG CTATAAGCCGATTGTGGAGTTCATCGATGCACAATTTGAAGCCTACCTTCAAGAAGAACTGAAGATTAAACGTACACTGCACAATTATCATGACACACGCATTCACACTTGCTTGTATTTCATTGCTCCCACTGGCCATTCATTGAAGTCTCTTGATCTGGTCACTATGAAGAAACTTGACAGCAAG gtTAATATAATACCTATCATTGCAAAGTCAGATGCAATTTCAAAGAGTGAGCTTACAAAATTCAAGATCAAAATCACTAGTGAACTTGTCAGCAATGGCGTCCAAATCTACCAGTTTCCCACTGATGATGAGACGGTAGCGGAGATCAATTCAACCAtgaat GCTCATTTACCCTTTGCTGTCATTGGCAGCACAGAGGAGGTGAAAATTGGAAATAAGATGATGAAAGCTCGTCAGTACCCCTGGGGAACAGTGCAag tggAAAATGAGAATCATTGTGACTTTGTGAAATTGAGAGAGATGTTGATTCGTGTAAATATGGAAGATCTTCGGGAGCAGACGCATACTCGCCATTATGAACTATACCGACGGTGCAAACTTGAAGAGATGGGATTCAAGGATACAGACCCTGACAGTAAACCTTTCAG CCTGCAGGAAACTTATGAAGCCAAACGAAATGAGTTCATGGGAGAATTGCAGAAAAAGGAGGAGGAGATGCGACAGATGTTTGTTCAgcgagtaaaagaaaaggaagctgagTTAAAGGAAGCAGAGAAAGAG ttaCATGAAAAGTTTGACCGGTTAAAGAAATTACATcaggaagagaagaagaaactGGAAGATAAAAAGAAGGTGCTTGACGATGAAATGAATAGCTTTAAACAGAGAAAGACAGCAGCAGAACTTCTTCAGTCTCAAGCCC
- the sept6 gene encoding septin-6 isoform X1 — protein sequence MAATEIARQAGEGVRSLPLSGHVGFDSMPDQLVNKSVSHGFCFNILCVGETGLGKSTLMDTLFNTKFEGEPNSHSQPGVQLKSNSYELQESSVRLKLTVVNTVGFGDQINKEESYKPIVEFIDAQFEAYLQEELKIKRTLHNYHDTRIHTCLYFIAPTGHSLKSLDLVTMKKLDSKVNIIPIIAKSDAISKSELTKFKIKITSELVSNGVQIYQFPTDDETVAEINSTMNAHLPFAVIGSTEEVKIGNKMMKARQYPWGTVQVENENHCDFVKLREMLIRVNMEDLREQTHTRHYELYRRCKLEEMGFKDTDPDSKPFSLQETYEAKRNEFMGELQKKEEEMRQMFVQRVKEKEAELKEAEKELHEKFDRLKKLHQEEKKKLEDKKKVLDDEMNSFKQRKTAAELLQSQAQQAGGSQTLKREKERKNNPWLCTE from the exons GGAGAAGGAGTTAGAAGCCTTCCATTGTCGGGCCATGTGGGGTTTGACAGTATGCCAGACCAGCTGGTCAACAAATCTGTAAGCCATGGGTTCTGCTTCAATATCTTGTGTGTGG GTGAAACTGGACTGGGAAAGTCCACCCTTATGGATACATTATTTAACACCAAATTTGAAGGGGAGCCAAACTCGCATAGCCAGCCAGGAGTACAATTGAAATCCAACAGCTATGAGCTACAGGAGAGCAGTGTGCGCTTAAAGCTTACAGTAGTGAACACTGTAGGCTTTGGTGACCAAATTAACAAGGAAGAAAG CTATAAGCCGATTGTGGAGTTCATCGATGCACAATTTGAAGCCTACCTTCAAGAAGAACTGAAGATTAAACGTACACTGCACAATTATCATGACACACGCATTCACACTTGCTTGTATTTCATTGCTCCCACTGGCCATTCATTGAAGTCTCTTGATCTGGTCACTATGAAGAAACTTGACAGCAAG gtTAATATAATACCTATCATTGCAAAGTCAGATGCAATTTCAAAGAGTGAGCTTACAAAATTCAAGATCAAAATCACTAGTGAACTTGTCAGCAATGGCGTCCAAATCTACCAGTTTCCCACTGATGATGAGACGGTAGCGGAGATCAATTCAACCAtgaat GCTCATTTACCCTTTGCTGTCATTGGCAGCACAGAGGAGGTGAAAATTGGAAATAAGATGATGAAAGCTCGTCAGTACCCCTGGGGAACAGTGCAag tggAAAATGAGAATCATTGTGACTTTGTGAAATTGAGAGAGATGTTGATTCGTGTAAATATGGAAGATCTTCGGGAGCAGACGCATACTCGCCATTATGAACTATACCGACGGTGCAAACTTGAAGAGATGGGATTCAAGGATACAGACCCTGACAGTAAACCTTTCAG CCTGCAGGAAACTTATGAAGCCAAACGAAATGAGTTCATGGGAGAATTGCAGAAAAAGGAGGAGGAGATGCGACAGATGTTTGTTCAgcgagtaaaagaaaaggaagctgagTTAAAGGAAGCAGAGAAAGAG ttaCATGAAAAGTTTGACCGGTTAAAGAAATTACATcaggaagagaagaagaaactGGAAGATAAAAAGAAGGTGCTTGACGATGAAATGAATAGCTTTAAACAGAGAAAGACAGCAGCAGAACTTCTTCAGTCTCAAGCCC
- the sept6 gene encoding septin-6 isoform X3, whose protein sequence is MAATEIARQAGEGVRSLPLSGHVGFDSMPDQLVNKSVSHGFCFNILCVGETGLGKSTLMDTLFNTKFEGEPNSHSQPGVQLKSNSYELQESSVRLKLTVVNTVGFGDQINKEESYKPIVEFIDAQFEAYLQEELKIKRTLHNYHDTRIHTCLYFIAPTGHSLKSLDLVTMKKLDSKVNIIPIIAKSDAISKSELTKFKIKITSELVSNGVQIYQFPTDDETVAEINSTMNAHLPFAVIGSTEEVKIGNKMMKARQYPWGTVQVENENHCDFVKLREMLIRVNMEDLREQTHTRHYELYRRCKLEEMGFKDTDPDSKPFSLQETYEAKRNEFMGELQKKEEEMRQMFVQRVKEKEAELKEAEKELHEKFDRLKKLHQEEKKKLEDKKKVLDDEMNSFKQRKTAAELLQSQAQQAGGSQTLKREKERKNFF, encoded by the exons GGAGAAGGAGTTAGAAGCCTTCCATTGTCGGGCCATGTGGGGTTTGACAGTATGCCAGACCAGCTGGTCAACAAATCTGTAAGCCATGGGTTCTGCTTCAATATCTTGTGTGTGG GTGAAACTGGACTGGGAAAGTCCACCCTTATGGATACATTATTTAACACCAAATTTGAAGGGGAGCCAAACTCGCATAGCCAGCCAGGAGTACAATTGAAATCCAACAGCTATGAGCTACAGGAGAGCAGTGTGCGCTTAAAGCTTACAGTAGTGAACACTGTAGGCTTTGGTGACCAAATTAACAAGGAAGAAAG CTATAAGCCGATTGTGGAGTTCATCGATGCACAATTTGAAGCCTACCTTCAAGAAGAACTGAAGATTAAACGTACACTGCACAATTATCATGACACACGCATTCACACTTGCTTGTATTTCATTGCTCCCACTGGCCATTCATTGAAGTCTCTTGATCTGGTCACTATGAAGAAACTTGACAGCAAG gtTAATATAATACCTATCATTGCAAAGTCAGATGCAATTTCAAAGAGTGAGCTTACAAAATTCAAGATCAAAATCACTAGTGAACTTGTCAGCAATGGCGTCCAAATCTACCAGTTTCCCACTGATGATGAGACGGTAGCGGAGATCAATTCAACCAtgaat GCTCATTTACCCTTTGCTGTCATTGGCAGCACAGAGGAGGTGAAAATTGGAAATAAGATGATGAAAGCTCGTCAGTACCCCTGGGGAACAGTGCAag tggAAAATGAGAATCATTGTGACTTTGTGAAATTGAGAGAGATGTTGATTCGTGTAAATATGGAAGATCTTCGGGAGCAGACGCATACTCGCCATTATGAACTATACCGACGGTGCAAACTTGAAGAGATGGGATTCAAGGATACAGACCCTGACAGTAAACCTTTCAG CCTGCAGGAAACTTATGAAGCCAAACGAAATGAGTTCATGGGAGAATTGCAGAAAAAGGAGGAGGAGATGCGACAGATGTTTGTTCAgcgagtaaaagaaaaggaagctgagTTAAAGGAAGCAGAGAAAGAG ttaCATGAAAAGTTTGACCGGTTAAAGAAATTACATcaggaagagaagaagaaactGGAAGATAAAAAGAAGGTGCTTGACGATGAAATGAATAGCTTTAAACAGAGAAAGACAGCAGCAGAACTTCTTCAGTCTCAAGCCC